gaataatagccattttctatacttttgaggcataagcaattaggaaataacacttactacccaggaacaaaaattgtgttacatagtgtaataaaacCCCCAACTTGACTGGATTTCAAATAGCGTTGGAGTGGGACCTGGGTATTACACCGAGTCAGGGCTGGAAAAATCTCCTTGCTAATATGAATAGACCAataaaagaagcacatgttagATGAATACAGTTTAAAATACCACTATGGTTGTACTGGACTCCATCAAAAATGTATAGAATGGGACTGAGGGACTCGCCAACATGTTAGAGAGGTACACAGAGTGTTGGGCATGTGGTACATGTGCTGTGGGATTGCACACTTGTAAAATTTTTTTGGAGGAAGTTTCTCGAGACTATCAGCTCTGTGATTGGGATAAACGTTAACGCTGACCCGGCACTGTGTCTTTTACACAAAGAAAATTTTGAAGGAAGGCTGGAGAGTAAAATATTTAATTGGATTGTGCTGGTAGTTGCAACAGCTAAAAGAGTTATTCTGCGTCACTGGAAATATCAAACCCCAATCCCATATGAGGAATGGTACAATACCTTAGCTGAGACAGCATCCTATAAAAgacatacaaaatacaaaacagaatgcaGGTGTTTGAAGAGGTGTGGAATCTCTTTTAGTCGTGATTGAACAGGGTACAGAAACCAGACACAGAACCTAGAATCGGTATAGGTTAGATTACTAGGTACTTATTCTCTtgtaccactccaaccagttcaagttcaagataggactcactactgCTAGACTTAAGCGATAGATATAATGATAGCATTGCTCTGGGATGGTGGGAGAGtgaaggtgttttattttttcttttcttgctgtGGGGTTGATGGAGGGGGGACCGTAAAtgtgaaaatgtacagtactgtatgtttgcaTGTTCCTTTTGATGTATATGtgtacagcaataaaaaaaaagatgattacaaaaatataataataataataataataataataatagtgtaattTATAACTCAATCCTCATGGAATTAACAAAGTTACACCACTTTACTGGAAAATCTAAAATAATCtgatttaatgaattcattaaagtttGGCCCCTGAAAGTATTATATAttgaaaaacaagcaaacaacatTCTATTaacagtttcataaatatcacATAGTGAGCTCTATTCACAACGCTATAACTAATGAGTTCATTTATAAATAATTGTAGCTagcaaataattccataaatctttttgcactcccaatagctacataggtctcttttaaaagaaacacaatatggcttccagtagacttttgtgatatcattttgtaatttctttaataacatgatgttgaataaacaatctaaattctgttcatatagttttacatttattttattatgtctgaatcctaaaattctaggtgatgcaaaacttttggccacagctatacACCAGCTTGCAATAGCAAAGCACTTGTCTGTATAAACTGCATTTGCATTGTAAGATAATAGGGTTTATTTTATTGTCTAAACCATGGTGGATCTTAATATCACTGACATCAAATTTATTGTGTGTAgaaatgttaataagtgggttGATAAATCACCCCTGGGGGTcttcacttaatttccaactgacAGACACCTTCAGCATGTTCCTCAACTACAGAATCAAAGGCAGGGTCATGGTCATCCTGTTCCCAAGCAGGCTCTACAAGATCTAAAGCAGGCTGTATGTATGGAGGGTCATCATTCAGTTGTTGAGTAAGAGAGAATAAATGATCCATAGTGTAGCAATGATGGGGGGTACATCATGTCTTACACGTTGCAACACTAGTTGTCCACTATGCGGTTCTTGAATGCTGGACTGTTGGTATGAACGCATGGTCCACCATATCAATTTCCTTAAATCTATAAataattatgattttattttaaaccatccAAACTAGATGACCATCGGGACACATGTCTAGTGGCCTGCTTATGGTGTGTTATGTAGTGATTTCAGTTTCACTTTTGCGTGTTGATGTTCTCAGCAGGTGcagcttttcttttcttcaggAGGGGCGCAGACGGGCTGGGAGTCCATGCACAGGCTGATCTGGGGGCCCTCACTCTGGAAGTGCAGTCCGTTCCTCACCATGAGCTCACGGGCCATGAGCAGGAAGGCTTCGTCGATGTTCTGGGCTTCCTTGGCTGAGGTCTCCAGTGTGGCCAGAAGCCCGTTTTGCTCTGCCAGTGTGCAGGCATCCTCAAACAGCACCTGCCGTGCCCCAGCCAGGTCCGACTTGTTCCctgggacagagagagggggacacATACCAATACAGGAATAAACACAGATGTATCTGTAAGGTCAAGTGAATTGGATCTGAGGTACAGCTTGCAACAGAAGCAGTGTTTACAAGGAGATTCAGCTACATAGACACCCACTGCATcctctactaactcaccctccttctccaccttctcgcccctctcagactctgacctctcctccttgctccagggtcacaaacccaccatgtgtgccctggaccccctccccactcacctctttcaagctgctgcccctgctctacttcccttcatctcctcccttctcaacacctcttgcctttctggtatctttccctctgccttcaaaaaaacctttatcactcccctcctcaaaaaacctaccctcgaccccacctccctccagagctaccgtcctgtctccctcttacccttcctctccaaaaccctcgagcggactgtacacagctagctctctgctttcctgtccaaccactctctgctcgaccctctccaatctggcttccgcgctgctcactccactgaaatcgccctcctgtctgtcaccaactcactacactctgcccgagctgcctctctctcctctgtcctaattctcctcgacctctctgctgcctttgacactgtcgatcactctattctactatcctctctcactgacctgggaatctctggcactgctctggcctggttctcttcctacctctccaaccgcacttaccaggtaacctggcgtggaacaacctccacacctcgccctctctcaacaggagtcccccaagggtcagtcttggatcctctcctgttctctctctacacccgctccctgggccccctcatcgcatcctatagtttctcataccatttctatgctgatgatgctcagattttcctctccttcccacctctgactccaccatcccctcctgtatctctacctgtctgtctgctatttcctcctggatgcactcgcatcacctcaaactcaacctctctaaatctgacctccttttctttctctcctcctccccctcctctgatctctctatctctgttcctctggaatctaccacactctctccctcttcctccgctaagaccctcagagtcaccctggacccctgcctctcttattcccagcacatctccactctggcacgcacttgacgacccttcctcaccaactacgccagctcctggtccaggtcttagtactctcccgcctagactcctgcaactccctcctggctggcctccctgcgtccgccacccctccgctccagctcatccagaactccgctgctcgcctggtgttctctctgcctcgcttctcccatgcaactccactactccgctcactccactggctcctgatcaccgctcacatccagttcaagactcttgtactcgcctacagatgccttgaccagactgcacccagctacctccagacactcatctctccctacacccccactcaacctctccgctctgcctgcacaagaagactggctctacctcctttacgctcccctgcctccagagcccgttccttctccaccctcgcccgcagtggtggaatgaccttcctacagatgtcaggactgcccagtccctgaccacattccagcgcctcctcaagactcacctcttcagaaagcacctgtagaactcctctgtttttcccctgggtcacatatcacccttccttaaatgagctttatttgctcttatctgccccctattttactgcatttaatcctgtacttcagagtactataatctgccaagtgtttaatctgtagtattttgaatttaattatatcctgatgtaactatcactgacactgttatctgttgtattattgaattgtattttgtcacacttgtacttgcttgaactaaagtcattgtattcatcattgtatttatcttgctcttaattgtattattacttgcactgtgattcttgaaatgtatttgtttacgactgtaagtcgccctggataagggcgtctgctaagaaataaataataataataacaataagtatAAAGGCAGGAGTTGCACACTGACACATGCACCAGACACATGTACTGATACCTATGCCTACATCTTTTACTCTCTGAGACAGTATCCCAGCCTGCTTAGACAATAAGCACCTTTGTTTTTGGTTCTGATTGCAATATCCTGGATCCTCTGAAAATCCACCCACCTGGTATATCACATCATATttagagagcagtgtctggttatTTTATAAAAGAGTGTAATAACCAGGTTCTGCCCcttacccccccacccccaccttccCCTTCTTCTTACCTATTAGTAAAAGAACCACACTGGCAGCTCCGTACTTCTCCACCTCATGGATCCAGTCTGGCACAGAGTCAAAGGTTGAACGGCGCGTGATGTCATAGGCGATAATGGCCCCGTGCGCACTGCGGTAGTAACTCTGCGTGATGGTGCGAAAACGCTCCTGCCCGGCTGTGTCCCAGACCTGCATCTGGATAGCAAAGTCAGAGATTAATCTCACAGCAAGGGGAAAGGGAGGCACCCTTTTCCACAGGCATGACTTATATGTAACCTGACATTAATCTGCAATGCCCTCAACAATCATTCATTTTTCACTAAAATATACAGTCAAACCCTTTTACTCAGAAAAGGACAAAGTAAGCATAAAACACTAAAGAAGTggatattaaaaaatgtaaataatcagCATACTGtagtgttaataaaaaaaaaaaattcttaaggCAAGCCCAGACCAGTATAGTAGTGATGCAAGAAGAAACAGTTAATGACGGGTTTGCCTCCCAAACCCGCGGTGCTGCCATATGGCCGTGCCTTTCTACAGACAGCTGCTATGGGCCTAACTATGtcaattttaattaaaacatcaaaataataattttaaatggtttaatcagtgaatgttttttttttcttcagtaggcAAAGCATGTTTCAACAGATGGAAATATAAAGACACCAGTAAATCTGCTGCTGTCTGCAGAGTGTTGTTGCTAAAATAGCCATTAGCAACCAGTAAATACTAGCCATTACTAGCCAAATAGCCATTAGCAACCAAAATACTagtttctgattggctgagaccttCTCCCTAGCCATTAGGTATCTGGTGATAACACAACAGTGCAGAACTTCTTTCTCCAGAGCAGCCTCATCACAAACCACTTACACAACCACTTACAAAATAGCCTTTCAATAAAGGTAATGCATTCCTTTTGGTGTAAGGCTCAAAGCCTCCATATTTGTTGACCATTTTGTATAAACCAATGCAGTCTGCACACCACTTTAATATTGGGATGTGAGATGAGATGCTGATGAAAATGTGGTATTTTCTTCTACTTAAAACATCTATAGACCTAATTCATAAAGACTGATGGGTGTAATTGCAGAAGCTGCTGATGAAAAAACTTCCAGGCTGACTGTGAGGAAGTGAGATGGGGAAGCGTATTAAACTCGCACTGTGCACTGATGCCCGTAGGTGGAACATTGTGCATTGAGGGCTGTGGATATTAAATATTCAGTGTGTTGAGGGCTGTGGATATTAAATATTCAGCAACATCGGTCCTTGCAAACAAAGACCCTATTTAGacagaggcacacagacacaACATGGGCCTGCCACTAAAGAGCTGAGGCACAATTCACATGAACATGTGAGTTTGGAGGTGCTGGTGACAATGGAAACTCAGTTGCAATTAAAGCAATAAAGAAACCTGTAAGTGCAGACTAGAACCACAAACAACTGTCAGCCACCGTGTCTCTCctcattacaatcaaaatgcactTTTATGTTTACATAACACTCTTGAAAAATGGAATAAGAACACGCACACAGCAGTGCTAAAAGTGGTATTATTTTTTGGTCTTTATTTTATTCACACCTCATGCTGAAATCCTCTaataatctacagctatggccaaaagttttgcatcaccctatataatgaaCTCAGTTTGctccataaagtcaaatgaaatctgatgaataatgttacgttaacatattgaattacagtacataccgctttgtagttttccatatacttaacgaaaaactgacaaaaattgaaaaatgtgatatttcaaaatctgAAATGAACTATGTACTAtgtactagggcagcagtgtggagtagtggttagggctctggactcttgaccggagggttgtgggttcagtccctggtggggggacactgctgttgtacccttgagcaaggtactttacctaaattgctccagtaaaaacccaactgtataaatgggtaattgtatgtgaaataatgtgatatcttgtaacacttgtaagtcgccctggataagggcgtctgctaagaaatacataataataataataataataatactatactaCTCTACTACTATTATATCTTctgatagacttttgcaatataattttgcagtgtctttgattacatgaccgTACCATATGGACCCGGTACTAAAGTTATAGtactaaagaaaatatatttgtcaatctaattattctaccttttattgcaactgtggtaccattcagtaaaGTGAAACTGGTAAAGGAGTACTTGAGCTgcaacctccagacagaaggggtacagttctAGCACAATGGCAAATGATAGTGGTGTAGAACCTAATACAGGTAATGTCCGGTATAAAACTGCTAAAATGttacttttgtaaaaaaataaaaccaaacaaacaaaaaaaaatttaaacttcCATAAAAAATCACTGGCAACTAaatgtttacttatttattttacagggcATTATGGTGCAATGCAgggaagaagattttttttttttttttacaatccacAATCAATCccgttttttattttctatttttaatttcagatttgcactttttgcatttgtttgttgCTCGTTTTATTTTGTCTTACTTTGTGCTGGCAAAACTGTAATGTTATTATTTAatcccttaaggtacacaaggaattgagcgcttgttgtTAAAATGGTTTcttgttaaaacacatttcagACTGACTCAGGTATCATAATGAAACTGACAATCTGGATGACCAGATTCAACCTCAGTAAATgttaaaccctgttttgtgcccctcattttaaaaatagaaagttagcataattttatttgtgggacacatatatCCCTTACCTACTCTTCTGGAGATCGGCGCAGCCAGACCTCCGAGACAGAGCCCCGCGGGGCAACAGGAATTGTGAAAgtgaaaatgaaatgaacatggaAAGGGGTCAGAGAGAACACTGGCATCGATGAAAGCAAGTTGTTAGTAAATAATACAGGTTTTCCCTCTGGCTCAGGGAGAGCATGTATGCTAGTCCCAAGGGGAACAAGTGCTAGAAAACAGAGATTTGAGAAAAATGCAGGGTTGTCCCCTTGCTCATGGAGAGCCGCCCTGttggaggtgagaccgaaccgatccGCCTCCAAGGATGGGAGCATGTATGCTGCCCCCAGGGGGAACCTGGAATGATAGAGAGATTGTCAAAAGATttgggtcccctctggctctcggacAACCTTCCTCTCAGAGGTCGAGGCCAGCTTGGCTGGGCCTAAGGTTTGGAAGTGATTGTCACTTCCCCCAGAGGGAGACTGTTGCAGAGGTGGTGCTGTGttttggaggaggaggaggggaggaaggtgaaaaatgaaaaaaacagaaagagaaTGAGTGTTTGACCCAGGGCTGAAATAGGGAGGTTAATTGATAGATTGGCTTGATTAACTGGGAGAAGCCCCTGCACCTGTTCCCTGAATAACACCCAATGGTTACAATTAATCACTCAACTAATATACAAGCTTTCAGCAAGGGCTAATATTAcaacaaattgtttttttttatcctaagTAACCATTTGGAAGGaagcaaaacaaagcaaaaatgaaaatacactttttactttgctatttttaacaaaaaagcatttttttccctGTTAGGACAAAAGGGACTATGATCTCATTAAAGATTCAATTGTTAACAGACAACACTAAATAGACAATAAATTCCACACATTCTTTCCCCCCCACCTATGGCTGACAAACAGGTTTTGGAAGCACAGAGAAAATGCTACACTTATCTTCACAGGAATCAGGGCATAAGGACAGCTACACACAAAACAGGCCTCGCCCGCTAAGGGAGTAGCTTTGAAAATCCAGCACAGTGGCTCCACTCACTAGAACAATATCTCTTATTGCAAGGAATTTGTACCACAGATATTAGGTTAGAAGTGTCATTACTTTTAACAGGGACCCACCCTCATAATTGTAGGTGAAATTGATGATTTTCAGTGAAATCGCACGACCACCAAAAAGCAAAGAAGAAATGTCCTAAGACAGCCATACAATATACTGTGATGAACACAGAATATAAAACACTTAGTCAACACGGGTTatttctgcctctccagatgAGCTATCTGGGCTTTTGTGGGTTAGAAtctacacattttatttaaaacacaggttagcCCATTTTGAACTGTCATTTCTGGCTCTCCAcatgacctacctattgttcaattgagggaACCCATTTGGTggggaggcgctatttttcagattagtctgttaatctgtgctaccaGAAACCCATTTTGAGCACCGACGCAgcacatttaagcatttaaatgtGGCAGTTTAAGCTTCCACAAACGTGTAGACCATGGGCACAGGTTAGATAAAGATACAACATTGCTGCAACAGACACACAATATTAATTGGTCGTCAATACTATAGTAGTAACATTATGAATGCTACATTTTGGATGAATATAGGATTTCTAAAGAGTATTTAAACTTTTAACCACCCCCTTCCGTCCTGTTTTTTGCACCTCAGAAGTAATGCTAATTCAATGGATCTATTTACAGTTCGAGTACACTCACACACGTCCCCTTGTCCTTACCTTTACCTTCTTGCCCTCAACTTCCAGGGTTCGAACAGTGAAGTCCACTCCGATGGTGTTCTGCTGCCTTTCCATGTAATTGCCCAATTTGAAACGCTGGACAACGCAGGTCTTGCCAACATTCGAGTCCCCAATCAGGATGATCTTAAAAAGATAGTCAAAGGCCTCTTCGGCCCCGGGACCTGTGGACTGCATAGTTGGCCAATAACTGCCACGGAGAAGGCAAGCGCGAAACTCGTTACAGGGTTTATTTACGCTGATGTTGAACCTCCAGATAAGAACTGAAATCCGACACTGGTAATGATCATTTGGGATCACAATGTGATAAACGGTACTGTCAGCTGCATGACTGCACCCGTTTAAGCTAAGAActaacagtgaaacacacacacaaaacactggtcTCAGCACACATTCACCGCTACAGCAGCCTGCCTCCCTGAGATTAACCTCTTCTTAAGAAATCTAGAGCTAAAATTCACACAAGACACAGAGCCTTCACAAAACCAACCAGAAATATATACCTTAGCTGAAAGATTTTTGAAAGAATTATTGTTTTAAGTCATAGTTCCAGTTTCCATTGGCAGTTTTATTTCTCTATTTTCCCTTTCCTTTCCTGCCTTGTCCCCTACTGGTTCCATCCACCTGttgtttccttctctctctctctctctctctctctctctctctctctctctctttctccccttaCCTGTCTGAGCAGGTAAGACTGCTTCCTCCGGCTTTCAACCCACCTACACCACtgcatgctgggagttgtagtctagATAGTATTTAATCTTTGCCCCTGTTacaagagaaataataaaaaaaaaagttttataaaatattttattagtgCATTAGTGGAAACAAGCTTAATctgttttcaaacaaaaaaaacatgacatcatGGTTTAAAGTGGATAACACAATTAGTTTGTTAAAATGTCTATCCTTAACATCCATTTGCTTACAGACTTGCTCTCTGCATATACACTATGGGTAAAGCTGCAAAACCCCCAACTGAATACTACCTTCAACCCAACACTGTCCTGTTATATGGCTGCTATGCATTCCATATCCATTCTAAACCTATTGTCTCTCTGTGATAGAAGGCTACTAT
The sequence above is a segment of the Acipenser ruthenus chromosome 7, fAciRut3.2 maternal haplotype, whole genome shotgun sequence genome. Coding sequences within it:
- the LOC117415913 gene encoding ras-related protein Rab-19 isoform X2, producing MQSTGPGAEEAFDYLFKIILIGDSNVGKTCVVQRFKLGNYMERQQNTIGVDFTVRTLEVEGKKVKMQVWDTAGQERFRTITQSYYRSAHGAIIAYDITRRSTFDSVPDWIHEVEKYGAASVVLLLIGNKSDLAGARQVLFEDACTLAEQNGLLATLETSAKEAQNIDEAFLLMARELMVRNGLHFQSEGPQISLCMDSQPVCAPPEEKKSCTC
- the LOC117415913 gene encoding ras-related protein Rab-19 isoform X1, producing the protein MQWCRWVESRRKQSYLLRQSTGPGAEEAFDYLFKIILIGDSNVGKTCVVQRFKLGNYMERQQNTIGVDFTVRTLEVEGKKVKMQVWDTAGQERFRTITQSYYRSAHGAIIAYDITRRSTFDSVPDWIHEVEKYGAASVVLLLIGNKSDLAGARQVLFEDACTLAEQNGLLATLETSAKEAQNIDEAFLLMARELMVRNGLHFQSEGPQISLCMDSQPVCAPPEEKKSCTC